A stretch of DNA from Roseovarius sp. M141:
CGCAGTTCAACGAATTGCGTGCCCTTGGATCTACTGCACAGGCGCCCGGTCTATGTTTGCCAGAGGCGCTGGCGGGTGCTGTGCAAACGGCAGGCGCGGGCAGGTTCGAAATTGCGGATGTGGGGCAGGACCGGCGGCAGCTTTGGTTTGACAGCCCCATAGACGTACTCAGGCATCTCCAGCAAACCGGTGTGAATGCGGTTGCGGCGAACACCTGGACCCGCGCAACCCTCGCGCGTTTTAGCGCGCGATATATCGAAGCGTTTGGCGCCCCCGGAGGCGTGCCGCTCACCTATCATCCGATCTGGATTATCGCGCACAAGGACGCCTGAAGCGTTTTGCACACAATCCGGGTTACAGATTTGATGCCAAAATGCCCGCAACACTGAAGAGGCACGGACCTTTTCCCGGGTTCGGAAAAAACGCAAAGTGCTTTAGCTCAATCTTGTCAGATGGCGCCGCAGGATCGCGTCCGCCCTCGGGGCGTCCCGGTCGTGTATCGCCGCGATGATAGCATGGTGGTCAGGCTCCGAGCGCGGCTTCCAGCGGTCGGCATATTTGGCAAAGAAGTGGCGCGCATGGAGCAGTTGCAGATTGTTGATCTCTTCTGTCAGGCGCGGCATGTTGCACCCTGCGATGATGGCCATGTGGAACATGCGATTGGCTTCTTCCCACGCAAAAGCGGTCTCTGCCGCATCGCATTGCGCCTGAACCGTCTCAGCCTTGGAAATTTGCGCAGCGGTCAGTTTCGGCACCGATTGCAAGAGAGCCACGGGTTCCAACGCACGACGCATCAGCCGCAGCTCATCCACCGTGTTCCTGTCCAGCGGCGCCACGCACATGCCCCGGCGCGGCAGGCTGGTGGCAAGGCCTTGTGCTGACAAATGCAACAAGGCTTCGCGCACGGTCACATGGCTGACGCCAAATTCACGCGCAATTTGGTCTTGGCCAAGCTTTTCGCCCGGCCGAAATTCTCCCCGGACAATTTTCATTGTCAATACACGTGCGATCTGGTCTGATTTTTTGCTGTGGGGAATATTCACGGATATATTCAAAATATTGTGGCTGCATCTTCCCAACTACAGGAATTTGGTGGCCTGTAGAAGGTGAATAAATGCGTCGAGTCCGGACGTTGCAGGTGGCGATAGGCCCTACTGGATCGCAGACGGAAATCTGGAACCTGACCCCGTCAATCTGACTGTGATCCGGCCCTTTGCCGCGCGGCGCGTAGGCGGCGGAGCGGGGTGCGTTTTGACTTCGTGAGTGCCGTTGACAGATAGCCGAGCCTGTTTGTGACAAACGATACGCTAGAAAAACACCGTCAACTGGCGAATTCTCACTCCGCCGTTGACAGAATATTATCAGAGAAATAGTTTGCAGCTTCAACCGTTGGGGTGCCGGTATCGGCTGAGAGGCGAAAGCTAACCCATCGAACCTGATCCGGGCCATACCGGCGGAGGGAACGGTGAAATTGCAGTTCTGGCTGCCGCTCCCGCACACCGTCTGTCCGCGACCCGCTGCAACACTAGGGGTCTTGATGACATTTCAGGCATTGAGCGTCGCGGGGCCGCACAGCGGCGGTGGATGTGCTGGCCATCGGGCAGGTCCACCGGGTAGTGCATCACTTCCACGAGGTTTGGCGCATTGACTGAGGTTACCATTCTCGGCGCCGGGGTGGCCGGGCTTTGGGCCGCGCGCGCCTTGTTGGCGCATGGCATTCGACCGCAGCTATTTGACCGCCACGGCCCGCCGGGGCCGCATGGCTGCTCGTGGTGGGCGGGCGGTATGTTGGCGCCCGATTGCGAGGGCGCAGTGGCCGAACCTGCCGTGGTGATCCATGGGGCCGGTGCCGCCGCGCATTGGGCCGAAGTCACCGAGGTGCAGAGCAACGGCACGCTGGTGCTTGCGCTTGATCGGGACCGCGCCGACCTTGGGCGTTTCGCCAGCCGCACCAGCGGCCATCGCACGGTGACGGCCGATGAAATCGCCGCGCTGGAACCGCATCTGGCCGGTCGGCATAGACGCGGGCTGTTCTTTGCGGATGAGGCGCATCTTGTCCCGCGGCGCGCGTTGGCAGACCTCACGGCGGGTCTGGCCGCAGAAGACGTTACGGTGCAGCGCGTCGAGGCCAAGCCCGGCGATCTGCCCGGCATCGTCATCGACTGCCGCGGGTTCGCAGCGCAGGCAGATTTGCTGAATTTACGGGCCGTGCGTGGTGAAATGGTGCTGCTGCGCGCCCCGGAAATCGAACTGACGCGCCCGGTGCGCCTGCTGCACACGCGCCATCCGCTCTACATCGTTCCGCGCGGCGACGGGCTGTTCATGCTGGGCGCCACCCAGATCGAAAGCGCCGCGCGCGGCCCGGTCACGGCACGTTCGGCGCTGGAGCTTCTGTCTGCGGCCTATGCGCTTGACCCGCGCTTTGGCGAGGCGGAAATCGTTGAATTTGGGGCTGATCTGCGGCCTGCTTTTCCCGACAACGTGCCGCGCATCATCCAGCGCGGCCGCGTGCTGCATCTCAACGGATTATACCGCCACGGTTATCTAATGGCGCCCGCACTGGCGCGCCAGGCGGCGGGTTTTATCGCAACCTCGGAGAAGGGGGATCTTTTCCATGATGATTGATGTCAACGGCGCCGCGCACAAGATCGACGCCGCCAATCTGGCTGCGGCGCTGGAGCAACTGGGCTGGGGTGAGGCCCGCGTGGCGACCGCGCTGAACGGTCGCTTTGTCCCCGTCTCGCAGCGGCCAAACACGCCCTTGTCGGCTGGCGACCGGCTGGAAGTGTTGACCGCGATGCAGGGGGGCTGAGGATGCGCGATTTTTATGGTGTCACGCTGGACAACCCGCTGATGCTGGGCACCTCGCAATACCCCTCGCCTGCGGTGTTGGAGGCCGCGTTTCGCGACTCGCGCGCGGCGGTCGCCACCGTTTCCCTGCGTCGTGAGCAGGGCGCGGGGCAAGCGTTCTGGGATTTGGTGCGCTCGCTTGGCGTGCATCTTCTGCCCAATACCGCCGGATGCCACAGCGCCCGCGAAGCGATTACAACCGCCCATATGGCCCGCGAATATTTCGAGACCGACTGGATCAAACTGGAGGTGATCGGCCATGACGACACGCTTCAGCCCGACCCGTTTGAATTGGTCGAGGCTGCCGAAGCCCTCTGCGCGGCTGGTTTCAAGGTCTTTCCCTATATGACCGAAGATCAGGTGATCGCCGCGCGACTGGTCGAGGCAGGCTGCCGGGTGTTGATGCCTTGGGGGGCGCCGATCGGCTCGGGGCTGGGGCTGGCCAATCCTTATGGGCTACGCAACCTTCGCGCTGCCTTTCCTGATCTGGCATTGGTGGTTGATGCGGGTCTGGGCCTGCCCAGCCACGCGGCGCAGGCCATGGAGATGGGCTATGACGCGGTTCTGCTGAATACCGCCGTGGCGCAGGCCGACGATCCCGCCGCCATGGCGCGCGCCTTCGCGCTTGCCGCAGAGGCGGGCAAACTCACGGCCACCTCCGGCCCGATGCCAGCACGCGACATGGCTGTTCCATCGACTCCTCTGATCGGAAAGGCATGGCTATGACGGCGAAGCTGCCCCGTTTCTACCCGATTTTCGATAGCGCCGATTGGATCGCGCGGGCCATGGCCGTGGGGGTGCGTCTGGTGCAACTGCGCGTCAAGGACACACCTGAACCCGCGCTGCGTGAGGAAATCCGCCGTGCGCTGGCGCTGACACGCAAACATGGCGCCGCGTTGGTGATCAACGACCATTGGCAGATCGCCCTTGAAGAGGGCGCCGATTGGCTGCACCTGGGTCAGGAAGACCTCGACACCGCGGATATCAAGGTTATTCGCCGCGTCGGCATACGCCTCGGACTCTCAACCCATGACCACAGCGAGCTTGATCGTGCGCTGGCGCTTGCGCCCGACTATATCGCGCTTGGCCCTGTTTATCCGACGATCCTGAAACAGATGAAGTGGCGCGAACAGGGGCTTGATTGCGTGACCGAATGGAAGCGCCTATGCGGTGATGTGCCTGTTTGCGCCATCGGCGGCCTTTCGGTCGCGCGTGCGCCGGGTGTCTTTGCCGCCGACGCCGATCTGGTGGCGGCAGTCACCGACATCACGCTGCACGCCGACCCCGACATGCGGATGCGCGCGTGGCTGGAGACCTGTGGATGAGCCGTTACGCACGTCAAATGATCCTGCCGCAGGTCGGCACCGAAGGGCAGGCGCGGCTACAGTCCGCGCATGTTCTGGTGGTCGGCGCCGGCGGGCTTGGGGTGCCGGTCATGCAGTATCTGGCGGGCGCGGGCGTCGGCATGCTGACGCTGATCGACGGTGATCACGTCGAAGAAGGCAACCTGCATCGTCAGCCGCTGTATCGCATGGCGGATATCGGTCGGCCCAAAGTGCAGGCAGCGGCAGAGGCGATCCGCAGCCTCAATCCCGATACTCAGGTTTGCGCACAGGTGGCGTGGCTCGACCCCGACATCGCGCCGGACCGCGTTGCCGCCGCCGATCTGGTGCTCGATTGCGCCGATACTTTTGCCGCGAGCCTCACCCTTTCGGACGCCTGCCGCGCGGCGGGCAAGCCGCTGATTACCGCATCGGCGCTGGGTTTGCAGGGCTATGTCGCAGGGGTCTGCGGCAACGCACCCTCCTTGCGGGCGATCTTTCCCGATCTGCCGATCTCGGCGCCCACCTGCGCCACTGCCGGCGTCCTCGGGCCGGTCGTCGCCATGATGGGGGCGTTGCAGGCGCAGATGGCGCTCTCTGTGCTTTTGGGCCTGTCGCCCACGCCGCTGGGGCAGATGATGATTTTCGATGCCGAGCGCTGGCGGATGGCTGAATTCCGCTTTGACGACGCGCCCGAACCTGTGGCCGATTTACCCTTCATCGCGGCCTCTGCGATTTGCACCGGCGATCTGGTCATTGATCTGCGCACCGAAGCCCCGGCCCCGTTCCGCCCCGATGCGCTGCACCTGTCCGCCGATGCCCTCACCGGTATCCGCATCGCCCCCGAAATCAGGCGCATCGTCCTTGCCTGCCGCACGGGCCTGCGCGCGCATAACGGCGCCCAGACCTTGCGGACCCGCTGGCCCGGCGAAATCGTCCTGCTGAGCGTGACCGACGCATAGGACAGGCACGGCCCCCTTCAATCTTCGATCTTCCACCGGTTGGCGATAAACCACCGGCCTCCCGCCGGTCCGCGAATGTCAAAGCGTGCAATTTCACACCACCCGGAGGGCTGGCAGAGCGTGATAAAATCAGCTTGCCGCAATTTCCCTTGCTTGGTCACGCAGGAGGAATTTTTGAATCTTTCCGGTCGACGTTCTTGGAATGGGCATGAAGATGAACCGGCCCGGAACCTTGAATGGCGCAAGATGCTCGCGACACCACAGCCGAAGCATTTCGGCATCCGCATGCTGACCGGCGGCAAGCTCGATAAAGGCACAGGGCGTTTCGCCCCACTTGTCATGCGGCATTGCAACGACAGCGGCAACGCCGACCGCCGGGTGCCGGTACAGCGCTTCCTCGACTTCGAGAGAGGAAATATTTTCCCCGCCCGAGATGATGATGTCCTTGGCCCTGTCCTTTAGCTGGATGTAGCCATCGGGATGTATGACGCCCAGATCGCCAGAGTGGAACCAGCCACCTTCGAATACCTGCTGCGTTGCCTCGGCGTTGCGAAAATAGCCCTTCATCACAACATTTCCGCGAAACATGACCTCACCCATGGTTTTGCCGTCTCTCGGTACAGGGGTCATCGTCTCAGGGTCCAGAACGTCTAGCTGCTCCAGCGGCAGATAGCGCACACCCTGACGGGATTTGAGCACGGCCTGCTGGGTCGGGGGCAGATCGGACCAGGCGTCATGCCAGTCATTTGCTACCGAAGGGCCGTATGTTTCGGTCAGCCCATAAAGATGGGTCACGTCAAAGCCCGCGGTTTTCATGTCCGCCAACAGCGTTTCGGGCGGGGGGGCCGCGGCTGTGAAGAACTGCACGGTGTGATCGAGATCGCGTTTGACGGCATCCGGCGCCGAAATCATCAGCGACATGACGATGGGAGCCCCGCAAAGATGTGTCACGGCCTCGTCGGCCATCGCATTCCAGATCTGCTCGGCGCGTACTTGCCTCAGGCAAACATGAGTGCCGATGACAGCGGACATCGTCCACGGGAAACACCAGCCGTTGCAATGAAACATCGGCAAGGTCCACAGATAGACCGCGTGTTTTTGCATTGAGGAGACCAACGCATTTCCCTGCGCCAGCAGGTAAGCCCCCCGATGATGCGATACCACGCCCTTGGGGTTGCCGGTCGTGCCGGACGTGTAGTTGATCGAGATCGCGTCCCACTCGTCCTCGGGCATCAGCCAGGCGAAATCCGGATCTCCGCCGGACAGGAATGCCTCGTAATCGGTTGCTTCGACATGTATTTGTGGACCGGTAAACTCCGGGTCATCGTATTGGATCAAAACCGGTTTCACCGAAGCGAGCGCCAGCGCCTCTTGCATCAGGGGCATGAACTCGCGGTCGACGATCACAATCTTGGACGTCGCGTGGTCCAGCTGAAACGCGATTATGGAAGCGTCCAGACGGGTGTTGACCGAATGCAGGACGCCGCCGCACATCGGCACGCCGTAGTGGCACTCCAGCATCGCAGGCGTGTTCGCCAACAGGGCCGATACCGTATCGCCACGTCCGATGTCGTGCTGAGCCAAGGCCGAGGCCAGTTGCCGCGACCGCCTGTAGAACGCGGCATAGTTGCGCCGCAGAGCGCCATGGACAATTGCGATGTGGTCGGGAAAAACACTGGCGGCACGGTCCAGAAAGGTGAGCGGCGTAAGGGGCTGATAATTCGCAGGATTGCGGTCCAGATCTGTGTTGTATGGGTTCGTTTCCATCGGCTCAGGCGTCCTGCCACCGGGGCGCACGTTTTTCGATGAAGGCGCCGATGCCCTCTTCGGCATCCCGGGCGAGCATGTTTTCGACCATCACGCCGGAGGCGAAATCATAGGCCTCAGGCAGGCTCATCTCGCGTTGCACATAAAATGCACGCTTTCCGATGGCGAGGGTCATGCTGGATTTGGACGCGATCTTGCGGGCCATCTCCATCGTGGCATCTTGCAGCAACTCCGGGGCGACGGCCCGGTTGATCAGCCCGATTTCTGCTGCGCGGCCCGCCGATGTCATGTCGCCGGTCAGCAGCATTTCCATCGCGTGCTTGCCCGCCACGTTACGCGACAGGGCCACCATCGGGGTAGAGCAGAACAGGCCGATATGAACACCCGGCGTACTGAATTGCGCCGTGTCCGCCGCAATGGCCAGATCGCAACTGGCCACCAGCTGACAGCCCGCGGCCGTCGCTACCCCCGTGATCTCGGCAATGACGGGTTTGGGGCAATTCACGATCCCCTGCATGACGCCGGAACACTGCGCCATAACCTTTGTGAAATAGGCCCTTCCACCATCAGGGCCCGCCCGTCCGGCGGTCATTTCCTTCAGGTTGTGGCCCGCACAAAAGGCCGGTCCGTTTGCTGCCAGAATGATAACGCGCACCGCTGCGTCAGACCCGGCGTCGGCAAAGGCGGCGTCCAGCTCTGCCAGCATCGCTTCGGACAGTGCATTGCGCCGCCCGATGTCATTCAAGGTCAGACGCAAGATGCCGTCGTCATCCAGATCACGCAGCAGAATATTGCCATTTTGCAAGGGTCACATCCTTCTTTGGAGTTTACAGAACGTTGATTTCCACATTGTCAGAAAGCGTGTCGGCGATAAAGCAATAGCGATGCGCGCGGTTCTGCATCTTTTCCAGCTCGGTCGCGTTGATGGCAAAGACTGCATCAAACCGCACCACCGAATGCAGGTCAATGCGGGTCACCGACATCTGACCCTTGGGGTTCGCGCCCAGATGGGCGACGCCATGATCGTGATAGTTGGCCAAGGGCCAACCGGCTTTGGCAGCCAGCGCAAGAAACGTCATCATGTGACAGCTGGACAGGGCCGCTGCGAGGGCCTGTTCGGGATTGGCATTGGCGGGATCACCGCCCCAATCCGGGGCGGCGTCCACCTGGACATCATAGCTGTCATTGTACTGCATGGAATGTACGTTCGAGTACTGGCCCGTGTGCAGCGCGGGTTCTGCGCGCTGCCAGTGCAGTTTGATCGATAGGTCGGCTATTTGGCAGGTCCCTGTTTTGGCCGTGGCGCTTATGCGGCGGCGATTGCCTTTCGGGGATCGTAGAACGGACGCTCCGTGACGGTGGCGCGGCGCGGGCTGAATTGGTCATGACGTCGGCTTTCATGCCGATCACCGCGCCCTCCACCGACACCATGGCCAGGGCGATGTTTTGCTCCAGGCGCGGCGAATAGACAGCAGAGGTGACCTTGCCGATGGCGGCCTCACCCTTGGTTCTGTCTCAGAAAGTCGTGTTTGGCCCCGTCAAAGCAGCGCCGTCGATGATCAAGCCGACCTGTTTGCGGCTCACCCCTTGCTGCTAAAATCGGCCTCCATATCAGGGTTCACGAGTCGGTCAAAACCAAGTTCGTAGGGGGTCGTGTTGATATCCGCATCGGCATGATAGGACAGCATGCCGCCTTCGATGCGACGGATCGAAGACGTGTGGCCGGGTTTCAGGCCAAAAGGCTCCCCCGCTGCCATGATCTTTTCCCACAGTTCGTCGCCGCGCGATCCGTCGCGCAGGTAGATCTCATAGCCCAGTTCGCTGGACCAGCCGGTGCGCGACACGATGAGCGCAATGCCGTCAAGTTCAACCTCGCGCGGCCAGTAACAGCGTAGATCCATGATGCCGCCACCGAACAGCGCCTGCATGATCTCGCCCGTTTTGGGGCCCTGCAATTGCAACGGCGGCACATCCGGCTCGCGGTTTGTGACATCAAGGCCGGAATGTACGGCCACGCCCTGCGCCCAAAGCAGGACATCGCCGTCTGCGAGCGAAATCCAGAAGTGGTTTTCCGCCAATCGCAGCAGGACCGGGTCATTCAGAATACCGCCCGTTGCATTGGTGATCAGGATGAATTTACACTGTCCGACTGCCATCTGCCTGCGTCATGATTTTCGCCCTTGTTAGTCGGCAGCCGGACCGGTCGCGGGGGGTGAACATTGCCCTGTTGCTACCCTGGGATACCGAATGACGGCGGACTGAAAAAAGGCCGTTCCAAGACTGAACAGACCATTTTGCGACGTCACTCAGCCCGTTTGGGCGCGCCTTGCTACCTGCTTTGCAAGGTTAGGCCGGGCGCTCTTGATGCTGCGGGTCATGATTTATGTCATGTATCGATCAATTCCGCGTTCGGCATGATAGCCCCGAATGAAACCAGCGGCCTTCAATTTGTCCAGACGGGCCCGGCAAGGTGTCGCAGAGATATTGGCGATCTCGGCCAGCTTGGTTTTGCTTAGTGGGCCATGCTGCTGAACTGCGCTGAGGATACGAATATCCGTCGCATCAAGGCCAACCCTTTTCATTCGTACGAAACTTTAATTGCGTCTCATCGGTACCATGGACAAAGCGAGCCGCTGCTTGCCCCCGAAAGCAATCTTGGTGCGCAAATCCCGAGCCGGTGATCAATTTTGCGACCACTTCCACCGCATCCGCGTCGGCACCCCGTCGGCCCAAGCTCCAGCAGGGCGCTGTGGCCAACCCACGTCTTATGTGATGATGTCAGCACGGCTGCTGCAATTGTGTATTCTGAAAGTCAGCTCTTTGCCGGTTTCACGGGGGGCATAGTTGCTGCGCAAGTCTGCTTTCCTGAAGGGTTGATGCGGATGCGGTGGAAGTGGTCGCCGCGCTTCGCGAATGATTTCCCGGTCGAACTACGGGGAGACCCCAGGCTTCATCGACGCACTTCCAGCACAGTGGCAAATACCGTGGCCTGCCTGATGACGCATCGCTGCGGATGAGAAATTTCCTTCTCAGGTCGAACCCTGACTCACTGATCCGACGGAACATCGTATTCGCTTCATTGATACCGCAGCTTATGCGGCTTGACTGTCGGTTGCGGAGACCCGCGGCGCCCAGGTCCACGGTAGCAATTCATCAGGCCTGTTGATTTTGTGATCATGTATGCGTGCGAGAACCTTAGCGAGGTAGGTCTGTGGGTCGAGGTGTTCAGCTTGGCGTCCTCTGCCTGCAACGCCGCGATCATCCGCTGCCCGGCAGCGCATGCTTGGATGCGCGAGAGGGGGCAGGTTTGTGGCAGGTTTTGACACGCGCCTGGCGACCAAAAATCAGGCTCAAGAACCATATAATTAACGTAAACCCGGATGTAAAATCACCCCACGCGCGCGGGCGGCGCCCCAGTCCGGGCGCCACCAGTCGCTCACTTGCTGGTCGGCAGCCGATTGCGAAGCAATTTGCCGAGAGGGGTCCAGAGCATCGCAAGCTGTGCTGAGGTCGTTCGCATCGCCCCGTCCTTGGCGCTCGGCCACGGAAATGATCCCGGCTCGAGGACTTTGTAATAAGGGCAAAACCCTTGGCTATCCCAATAGAGCAGCATGATCCGATCCCCGCGTCGCCCCCGGAATGCAAACACTGCGCCACTGGCGGACTTTTGCCGCAGCACATCCTGGGCAAGTGCCGCCAATCCAGCGATCCCTTTCCTCATATCCGTAACCCCACAGGCCAGTTAAGGGCCGATCATGCGGCTTCCACCGCACGGATCAAGGATGTCAGCGCGGTCGGGTCTATTGTGCGATCAAAATGCAGACAGCGGCCGCACCGTAAGCGCAATTCAATCGCACTCGGTGTCGGAGTTTCAGCGACTGTGGGCTGCGTCACCGCGACCGGTATATCTAAAGGAAAAAACAACACCCCGGCATTGGGCGACCACAGGCCCTTCTTCTTGAGATCCTGCCGCCAGGCATAAATTTGTTGCCGCGTGACCGTCACGCCGCCGATGCCCACCGCCATGACAATCTTGAGCTTGTCCTCGTCGCGCCAGAAGCGCCGTCGCTTGACCCCAAGAGTTTCGCCGCGCATCGCAGACCCCGCATAAGATACGTCGCTAAGGACGTCGTTAAACACGTGTCTTAGATCAAAGCCCCGGCGTCAGGCAGGCAGTGCCAACGGAGTGATTACGGACCATCATCGCGAAGAGTCTCACCCAGCGGAAAGAGGATGCTGTGAATCCCGAAAAGGGGATGGTGTGACTGACACGCAGCTGGAAATGGTGCCGCACAAGGGATTCGAACCCCTGACCTCCGCATTACGAATGCGATGCTCTACCAGCTGAGCTAGTGCGGCGCTGGCATCATGTCCTAAATCGCAAGGTTTCATAGGTCAACAGGATGTTGCAAGACCAGCCGGATCTGGTGGGATCAACAGGAACGGCTGAAGCTGTTCTTTCGGATTGGTGGTGAATGGAAAATGACGCCTATCAGCAGCACAACTTTATCCCGAAAGAGCCGATGGCTTTGCACGGCAGGGAGTTTGTGATGCTGATCTTGGTAAATTTACAGCCTGCGTTCCAGCCACCTGAACAGTAGGGACAGCCCGAAACACAGCAGGAAATAGAGCGCGGCGGTGGTGATCCAAGCTTCGAAGATCAGCCGGGTCGAGGCGACCAGTTCGACTGTTTTGTAGGTGAGATCCTGAACCGAAATCAGCGAGATGATGGAGCTGTCCTTGATCAGGCTGATGAACTGGTTTGCCATGGGGGGCGTCACCTTGCGCATCGCCTGCGGCAGGATGATGTACCGCATTTCCTGAAGCGGACCCATGCCGATGGCGCGCGCGGCCTCGCGCTGGCCCCTGGGGGTGGACTGGATGCCGGCGCGCACGATTTCACCGACAAAGGCGCTCTCAAACAGGGCCAGGACGATGACGCCCGAGATCAGCGACGGAAAGCGGCGCATGTCGCCGAAAAAGAATTCCCAGGTACCAGCGTTATCGCCGCGGGCGATGCCCCGCGCCCAAGAGTTCAGGTCCAGCGCGTCGATCAGCTGTTGGGACAGGAAAAAGAAAAAGATGAAGATGATGACGACGGGCGGGATATTGCGTAAAAGCTCCATGTAGGTGCGCGCCAGCAGTCGCACCGTCAGGTTCTGCGCGCAGCGCGCGATGCCCAGCAGGGTGCCCAGCACCAGCGCCAGAACGCTGGCATAGATGCTGATGCGGATCGTCGTGAACAGCCCCTGAAGCAACAGGTTGGCGAACCACTCGCCCCGGTCTTCGCGCCAGCGCAGGATGTAATCGGGGATCAGGTGCCAGCGCCATTCATAGCTGAGCGTGCCCTCAATGGTCAGCGCGACATAGCCGATCCCCGCCGCCAGAACGGCGAGGATCAGCAGGTCGGGCCAGCGCAGGTTTCGCAAGATCGAGGGCGCGCGAGGCATTTTTATTCAGCGACTTCAGACTGCCAGTCGTCGCCCTTGAACCAATAATCGTTCCGTTCTTTCAGCCAGCCCGAGGCCGTGCGCGCGGCGATCCAGTTGTTGAAGAAATTCAGCGCATCGGGATCGCCCTTGCGCAGCGCGAACCCTTCGCCGGTGGCAAGGAACGTCCGATCGAACGGCACGTGCAGCTTCTCGGGGTAACGGCGCGCCTCGATGGACGGTGCCGGTTCGGCGAACATGGTGGCGTGGGCGTTGCCGTTCAGCACCTCCTGAACGGCGGCGGCTTCCTCGTCAAACAGCAGCAGCTGCGCCTCGGGGAACAGCGTGGCGATCACCGTGGCGGGGGTGGCGCCGCGCCGCGCCGAGAAAATGATATCGGGGGTGTTGTACTCCTCCAGCGCAAGCCCGTCGGTCATAGGCTTGTTCGCCAGAATAGTCTGGCCCGAAAACGCGTAGGGGTCACTGAAATTCACCGTCAGGTTCCGCTCGGGGGTGATCGACATGCCGGAAATGATGACGTCGAAATTGCCCGACACCAACTGCGGGATGATGCCATCCCACGCGGTCGGGATGAATTCGACGTCGACGCCCATATCCACGGCCAGCGCGCGGCCCACGTCCAGTTCGAACCCGATCAGTTCGCCGTTCTTGTCGCGCATGGACCACGGCGCGAACACTGAC
This window harbors:
- the thiS gene encoding sulfur carrier protein ThiS; the protein is MMIDVNGAAHKIDAANLAAALEQLGWGEARVATALNGRFVPVSQRPNTPLSAGDRLEVLTAMQGG
- a CDS encoding OsmC family protein, which produces MADLSIKLHWQRAEPALHTGQYSNVHSMQYNDSYDVQVDAAPDWGGDPANANPEQALAAALSSCHMMTFLALAAKAGWPLANYHDHGVAHLGANPKGQMSVTRIDLHSVVRFDAVFAINATELEKMQNRAHRYCFIADTLSDNVEINVL
- a CDS encoding FAD-dependent oxidoreductase — encoded protein: MTEVTILGAGVAGLWAARALLAHGIRPQLFDRHGPPGPHGCSWWAGGMLAPDCEGAVAEPAVVIHGAGAAAHWAEVTEVQSNGTLVLALDRDRADLGRFASRTSGHRTVTADEIAALEPHLAGRHRRGLFFADEAHLVPRRALADLTAGLAAEDVTVQRVEAKPGDLPGIVIDCRGFAAQADLLNLRAVRGEMVLLRAPEIELTRPVRLLHTRHPLYIVPRGDGLFMLGATQIESAARGPVTARSALELLSAAYALDPRFGEAEIVEFGADLRPAFPDNVPRIIQRGRVLHLNGLYRHGYLMAPALARQAAGFIATSEKGDLFHDD
- a CDS encoding thiazole synthase, which gives rise to MRDFYGVTLDNPLMLGTSQYPSPAVLEAAFRDSRAAVATVSLRREQGAGQAFWDLVRSLGVHLLPNTAGCHSAREAITTAHMAREYFETDWIKLEVIGHDDTLQPDPFELVEAAEALCAAGFKVFPYMTEDQVIAARLVEAGCRVLMPWGAPIGSGLGLANPYGLRNLRAAFPDLALVVDAGLGLPSHAAQAMEMGYDAVLLNTAVAQADDPAAMARAFALAAEAGKLTATSGPMPARDMAVPSTPLIGKAWL
- a CDS encoding acyl-CoA synthetase; the encoded protein is METNPYNTDLDRNPANYQPLTPLTFLDRAASVFPDHIAIVHGALRRNYAAFYRRSRQLASALAQHDIGRGDTVSALLANTPAMLECHYGVPMCGGVLHSVNTRLDASIIAFQLDHATSKIVIVDREFMPLMQEALALASVKPVLIQYDDPEFTGPQIHVEATDYEAFLSGGDPDFAWLMPEDEWDAISINYTSGTTGNPKGVVSHHRGAYLLAQGNALVSSMQKHAVYLWTLPMFHCNGWCFPWTMSAVIGTHVCLRQVRAEQIWNAMADEAVTHLCGAPIVMSLMISAPDAVKRDLDHTVQFFTAAAPPPETLLADMKTAGFDVTHLYGLTETYGPSVANDWHDAWSDLPPTQQAVLKSRQGVRYLPLEQLDVLDPETMTPVPRDGKTMGEVMFRGNVVMKGYFRNAEATQQVFEGGWFHSGDLGVIHPDGYIQLKDRAKDIIISGGENISSLEVEEALYRHPAVGVAAVVAMPHDKWGETPCAFIELAAGQHADAEMLRLWCREHLAPFKVPGRFIFMPIPRTSTGKIQKFLLRDQAREIAAS
- a CDS encoding HesA/MoeB/ThiF family protein, with the protein product MSRYARQMILPQVGTEGQARLQSAHVLVVGAGGLGVPVMQYLAGAGVGMLTLIDGDHVEEGNLHRQPLYRMADIGRPKVQAAAEAIRSLNPDTQVCAQVAWLDPDIAPDRVAAADLVLDCADTFAASLTLSDACRAAGKPLITASALGLQGYVAGVCGNAPSLRAIFPDLPISAPTCATAGVLGPVVAMMGALQAQMALSVLLGLSPTPLGQMMIFDAERWRMAEFRFDDAPEPVADLPFIAASAICTGDLVIDLRTEAPAPFRPDALHLSADALTGIRIAPEIRRIVLACRTGLRAHNGAQTLRTRWPGEIVLLSVTDA
- a CDS encoding enoyl-CoA hydratase yields the protein MQNGNILLRDLDDDGILRLTLNDIGRRNALSEAMLAELDAAFADAGSDAAVRVIILAANGPAFCAGHNLKEMTAGRAGPDGGRAYFTKVMAQCSGVMQGIVNCPKPVIAEITGVATAAGCQLVASCDLAIAADTAQFSTPGVHIGLFCSTPMVALSRNVAGKHAMEMLLTGDMTSAGRAAEIGLINRAVAPELLQDATMEMARKIASKSSMTLAIGKRAFYVQREMSLPEAYDFASGVMVENMLARDAEEGIGAFIEKRAPRWQDA
- a CDS encoding GntR family transcriptional regulator, with amino-acid sequence MNIPHSKKSDQIARVLTMKIVRGEFRPGEKLGQDQIAREFGVSHVTVREALLHLSAQGLATSLPRRGMCVAPLDRNTVDELRLMRRALEPVALLQSVPKLTAAQISKAETVQAQCDAAETAFAWEEANRMFHMAIIAGCNMPRLTEEINNLQLLHARHFFAKYADRWKPRSEPDHHAIIAAIHDRDAPRADAILRRHLTRLS
- a CDS encoding thiamine phosphate synthase; its protein translation is MTAKLPRFYPIFDSADWIARAMAVGVRLVQLRVKDTPEPALREEIRRALALTRKHGAALVINDHWQIALEEGADWLHLGQEDLDTADIKVIRRVGIRLGLSTHDHSELDRALALAPDYIALGPVYPTILKQMKWREQGLDCVTEWKRLCGDVPVCAIGGLSVARAPGVFAADADLVAAVTDITLHADPDMRMRAWLETCG
- a CDS encoding Lrp/AsnC family transcriptional regulator translates to MKRVGLDATDIRILSAVQQHGPLSKTKLAEIANISATPCRARLDKLKAAGFIRGYHAERGIDRYMT